The Cervus elaphus chromosome 12, mCerEla1.1, whole genome shotgun sequence DNA window ATGAGATTCCTTTCATAGCTGGATACTCAAAGACAGGTTATTTATCAGGCCAACACCATTCTTCTCATAAATGACATTACTATGACGTAAATCtagggttttaaaaaaattactctaaCACTGGTACTTTCCACCTGTACCCTGCAATGACTTAAAGTCCCCTGGGTGTAAAGTAGAAAACAAGATAGGTTATCTTACCTGTTTTACTGCAAGCCGTTGGTGGTGAGCTTTCTACTCATTTTATAATCTGGAAACAAGGCCAGAGGCAACATGTGTCCTATCAGGGAATCAAAACtgagtttgaacccaggtctccctcctcCTACTCCCTGCCTATCCCAACACATCATTCAAGTCTGGACTGATTGCCTGAGAGCCCCACTGGCCACTGACAGAGTGCTCTGGACTCCCAGGGGCTGGGAAGCAGGCATACAGCAACCCTGGTACTCTGCCAGGAGGGCAGGTGGCATGGGAATTTGTCCTACTCTAAAGGAACATACAGTCCTAGGGATGGCAAAGGAGAACTGAAACATTAGTTAAAAGCtggcctcccccccccccataaCCTCCTTGAACATTATAATAACCAGTAACAAAGGGGAGTTGTAAAGCtcaaatgagataaaaaaaaaaaaaaagtgaaagggctttataaactgtaaagtgcTGTACACATAGTATTCTGAGTATCTGTTGAAACAAAAGGTATGTTGTTGCTAATAACCATTTACCAGAGAAGAGTAACAGTTTATCAGGCAGCCAGGGAATTGCtgactgccacaggggcaggttTCCTGAGCCTGGGAAACACCCTGCACCCTGATAACTCTTTTGTAACTGCCAGCAAGACTGGGGGTATCAATGTTTGCAATATTGCTAGTGAATGTTTCTGTGTGTTCCTGTCCCAGGCCTCAAGGCTGGCTGAGCAGCTGGCTGCCCACTTGGCGCCCCACTTCCATGTCTCAACTGAAGAATGTAGAAGCCAGGATCCTCCAGTGTAAGTAGAAAGTGGCTTGTGCCACCTCCCTCGGGAGCCCCAGAATACAGGGTCTTCCCAGAGCCTGGCCCAGTGAGCCCACTGATTCCTGGTTGACAATGCTCGATGTAGAAGGAAGGGATGTCCATGATTGGAGGGAAGCAATTTGTGCAGAGGGTGCACATTCTATGATAGCGGTTCCTTAACATCTCCCACGCTGTCCAGcatgctggtttctgccacatcCTACAACTTCACCTCAAACCCTGTACCAGCTATTAATATACAATGTGTACAAATACACATTCACTTCTggcttctctgattttttttccatctctcccTTTCTCATCAGACAAACACTTCTTAGATTTACCACCTTCCTAGCCAAGGACCAGCAATCCTATATTCTCTAATAATACTGTTGCTTGTATTCTACCCAATAAGCCACCCCTCCCCATCATCCAGTTACCAGAGTAGTTGGGCACTCCCACTGGCCAGTTCTCCTAGGCAATGTTCTGTGGGGTCAGGGCATCCCCCTAGGAGCACCATCAGCCACCAACTCAAACAAGACCCTTGGGCCCCATCTTCCCATATTTCTCATATGATCTTTCCTGCCCTGCACCCTCTGCCCTAGCCATAGCTACCCTCTCTCTTATGAGCCTGAGTAAGTACAGCCACAGAACAGTCAGTTTTCAGGCCTCTGTCTGAAATCCATGTGACTTACCTCAGGTGCCCTGTTGTGTGACTGCCTTCACGCTGGCAGAGCAAACACTGCCCACCTTCATCTTTCCCTAAGAGGGACCTGGCTTGACCCTCCCAGATGCCCTCAGTGAGGACACACTCTCCCTCGATCAAGCCCCAGGCATATACAAGAGTGATGAATGCCAGAGCTCTGTGGGGTCACTTCTGCCCTGGACCCAAAGGGAGCCCAGGGAATATGATGGCCCTCTTAATGCCTACAGATTAGACATCTAAaggatcttccctgtagctcaaacggtagagaatctgcttgcaatgcaggagacccaggttcaatccctgtgtcaggaagatcctctggagaagggaatggtaatccactccagtatttttgcctggagaatccaatgacagaggagcctggcaggctacagttcgtgaggtggcagagtcagacacgactgagcaattaagacTACTAACACTAGACATCTACAAAATGTTCTTGGAGTTGAACTCTTAGGCTGTATGATCAGAGAGTTGTAAAAGGAAAGGTGAAAGAGGCCAGGAAGGGTTTGGGGATGAGAGAGAGCTGAAAAGTGGGAGTCCAAGCAAAAAGATGATGCAGTCAGCACACAGTCTTATCCCTCTGCCCTGCACCCCCTCTCCCCAGGCCTCCAGAACAAGTTCCTGGCTCGATATGTGTCCCTCCCAAACCAGAACAAGATCTGGACAGTGACAGTGAGCCCTGAGCTCAGGGACCGCACCCCACTGGTGATGGTGCACGGCTTCGGGGGCGGCGTGGGCCTCTGGATCCTCAACATGGATTCACTGAGCACCCGCCGCACGCTACATACCTTCGATCTGCTAGGCTTCGGGCGAAGCTCGAGGCCAACGTTCCCGAGGGATCCAGAGGGGGCCGAGGACGAGTTTGTGACCTCAATAGAAACATGGCGGGAGAGCATGGGGATCCCCAGTATGATTCTCCTAGGGCACAGTCTGGGAGGATTCCTGGCCACTTCCTACTCGATCAAGTACCCTGACAGGTAAGGAGGAGCCACCTGTCTCCATCACAACAGTGCCTTGCTGGGAATCTTCTATTACCCATTTCCAGTTGTTCTCTTCCTGGGCAACTTAAGGGCTATGGTACCTTCAAGCAAAGAAAACTtgtcttctcccttttcctcctttaGAGTTAAACACCTCATCCTGGTGGACCCATGGGGCTTTCCCCTCCGACCAACTGACCCCAGTCAGATCCGTGCACCCCCGACCTGGGTCAAGGCTGTGGCCTCTGTCCTAGGGCGTTCCAATCCACTGGCTGTTCTTCGAGTCGCTGGGCCCTGGGGTGAGTAgcctgcagatgaagaaactgtctCCTCCAACCACAACTGTCCCATTCTAGAAGCCCCCCTGTGTCTGGACACTCACCATCCCCTTTTGTTCATGAAAAATGGGAATAAGCCTAGCATTATTATTTAAAGCTGTTCATCTGGACCAGATGTCTTGGTCAGCAGTTtcagaaggttttttccccccttcatcTGCATGGAAAAATCTTTTCTATTCAAGAGACAGCTGGAGTAGAACTTGTACTCTGtgccccagagagagagaaaggggttaCGAGGCAACTCTTCCTCTGCTGAGCTTTTATGCTACATGTGTGGGTTTGGGGCAGCTGTTGGTGTTTCAGCGTGGTCACTATGGATCCCATCTCTGTAGCTCACCCAACGTCTGCTTCCAGGAGAGGTCAGAACCAGAGCCTCCAGCATCACCTACAGGGGCAGGCAAGCCCCTCTACACCATGCCCTACCCCAGTCAGACACCACATCCCCACTTAGTAGCTGTTAGCAAATCCTGTGagtgaagggaggaaggaggtggggcAGCCAGAGTGCATAGATTTAGTAGGCCCCAGGCTTCTGACCTCACACTGCCGGCACCTTCCTGTCTGGAGAGGAGCCTTTTAATGAAGCAAAAGCAGCTTCCCTTTATGGTAAAGGTGGGCAACGCTGTCTTGCACTGATGGCTTATATATACACAGTAATGTTCAGCAGCCAATTATTAGGAGTTAATTGCTAGTGGCCGAATAAGAGTTGTCTCTCTAGGCCCACCAAGAGAAACAGAATGACTCTGGGTAAAAGAGAAAAGTGAGCATTTGAGCAGAAGGTAGGAGTctggggagaaagaaaggaaaacaagagacacaggtgCCAAAGGGTACTAAATGGGCAGAGGACTGGTCTTCTTAGGGTACCCAGCACTGTGCACTCCAGCAGACCTTCCATAGTCCTCCAGGCAGGAGCCCTGTTCTAACCACTGTCCCCATTTCAGGATTTGCCTCTGGCCGGGGCCATGCATAGACATCAGAGCTAGTATGGTAGGGGCAGGTGGCTGGCAACCATGGAGGAGGGCTAGTGCCCAGGAGATCCTGCCAtgcctccctctcacccctccTCACACAGAGCAGACTGGAAGAGGGAGAGAGGCCAGAAGCTGATGACTAGGCTCAATTTTTACAGTGTGTTTCAAGTGCCCTAAACTGCTTGTGTATGGACTGTTTAAAGAAAGGTGGAAGGAACAGATTTCTCTAAAACTCTGCCCTGAGTCTGAGATGCCAGTGTTAGGTTTACCTCATCACTTATATTCTGTTACAGGCCTGAACCTGAGAGGGCTCTTGGTTTCATCCACTACCTTCAGAAGATTAAAAGGCCATACATGCTCTCAGGGAGAAAGAGAACATAGCTCAGACCATAAAAGCAAAGCATCTCAACCATGGACTCTTGTGGGGTTTGTGATCCTTGGAGGAAAGGATCTTGGGATTTCATTGAGCTGCAAATAATCTGGTTCCTCAGTGACCTTAGACTGTCCAAATTCTTTGGCAACTAACTGACTCTCATTTGTAGTTACCTGGAGCTTCCCAAAAGACTTAACATGCTCTGTCACTATAACCTTAAATTTACAAAGCAAACAAACCCTTAAGAGAAATAATATTTGGTTAAAGTTGTTAAAACATACAATGACAGGGGTCTTTCCTCCTCACTCAAACTGGCCCCTCCACATTCTGTTCCCTCCTAGGGCCCGGCCTGGTACAGCGATTCCGACCGGACTTCAAGCGCAAGTTTGCAGACTTCTTTGATGATGATACTATATCAGAGTATATCTACCACTGCAATGCACAGAATCCCAGGTGAGGGCAGCTCTGGGAGTCAGCTCAATGTCGATGGGTTTGGACCTAAAACTCCAGCTGCTGGAAAACTCCAGAACTATCCCAAGATCAGTCtgtgctgtatttttttcttccacagaGCTCTCATCCACTTAGGGGAACGTAGGCATTAGCAGGTGTGCTTATTTCCAGAGATTTCCCCAGGGATAGGCAAAAAGGGATGGAGAAGATAATAGATTAATTAAACATACCACCTGTCTCTATAGAGGAAGACCCTTACTCTTCCCTGGAAGTAAGCAGTTGGCCTGACAGGCAAAGAATCTGGAAAACATTtgctaagatctttttttttttttttttaactgaagaagTATTATGAACATGGTGTTtttgtaaaggaaaagaaagcaagcaagtcCTCTCCTGTCCCAGACCTGTAATTCCGtcattttcttgttattttctgtctgagatatcatgtgatattgctTCAGAGAGCCTCCTTGTATATCTTCCTTGGCACGCGTCTGACTGTACCTCTCGGCTACATTCCTACAAATAGAATTGCTGATGGAAAGATTATACATTCTAAAACTTAATGTTTGTGCACATTGAAATACTTACTGTTGGGATAGGAATGCCTTTTCTGTCTTTTGGAGAATTGAGGATGTCCCCAGAATCTCAACAAGCTGATGTTTGTGACAACTCCGACAGTGGGCCCCTGGCCCGTACCCTGTGATCTGCAGTCTTGGCAGCCGCCAGCCAGGGCGGAGTCAGGGAGGTAATCTTCCCTTGGGCAGTGCCATGTGAGCTGCTGATACCATGAGGCACCACCTCTGTGGGGACTTCACCCCAAGCTGCTGGGAGGCATCACAGGCAAGCCAAGATCACTGGGAGCAGCAGCATTGCCCTGCCTCATTTCAGGCCTGTTCAGTCCGAAGCTGTGAAGCAACTGGGACTTTGCATTCCAATAGCAATGTCTGAGCATTAACCTCAAATTCAGACTGCCTTCAGGCAGCGTGGGAACTGTCCATCCAGCATTCCTCAGAAGCTCAACTGATGGAAGGGCCCTGCTTAAACAGCAGTCTGGAAACTCAGTTCGACAGTCGAATCAGCTTCCTGCTCGTGACCCCTCTCAACTGGGCTTGGTGCCAGTCTCATACCCTCTGAGGCCTTGCAGGCCCACCCCTAGTCCTTTCCTCAGAGCGTTCCCCAGCCTCAGTCCTCTTCAGTATAATGAATGGCCTCCCATCTAAGCCACAGAGTATGTAGTCACACAACTCACTCAGGTCCTGGAAGAAGCAGAGATGATGTTGGTGATAACCAGCCGCTTCCCCTAAACACCATCACTCAGTTTTATAAGCCCCTGAGTCTTTTTGAGTTGTAATCTTGAGTTCATGGTAACTGTTACCATTCCCTTGGAAAACATATAATTTAGCAAAAGAATAATATCTGGGGGGTGGGATACCTACTTCGCTTCATTAAACTTGGGGCTttgtacatattttcattttccccatAATGACCTCAAAAAGTGGGTATAATTTCTCTCCAGTTTGTAGATGAGAGAACTAAAGTATATTCTGGTTCCACGACTTGCTAAGAAAGTAGAACCAGGATTTGCAGGTATATctctctgactccagagtccatgACTGTTCCACTGTGCTGCAGTGTCTTAGGAAAGGACTCTTTCTGGTGACCTGTGCAGGACTC harbors:
- the ABHD4 gene encoding (Lyso)-N-acylphosphatidylethanolamine lipase isoform X1 produces the protein MGWLSSTRQGLFTMADDLDQQPQGWLSSWLPTWRPTSMSQLKNVEARILQCLQNKFLARYVSLPNQNKIWTVTVSPELRDRTPLVMVHGFGGGVGLWILNMDSLSTRRTLHTFDLLGFGRSSRPTFPRDPEGAEDEFVTSIETWRESMGIPSMILLGHSLGGFLATSYSIKYPDRVKHLILVDPWGFPLRPTDPSQIRAPPTWVKAVASVLGRSNPLAVLRVAGPWGPGLVQRFRPDFKRKFADFFDDDTISEYIYHCNAQNPSGETAFKAMMESFGWARRPMLERIHLIRKDVPITMIYGANTWIDTSTGKKVKLQRPDSYVRDLEIEGASHHVYADQPHIFNAVVEEICDSVD
- the ABHD4 gene encoding (Lyso)-N-acylphosphatidylethanolamine lipase isoform X3, producing MGWLSSTRQGLFTMADDLDQQPQGWLSSWLPTWRPTSMSQLKNVEARILQCFGRSSRPTFPRDPEGAEDEFVTSIETWRESMGIPSMILLGHSLGGFLATSYSIKYPDRVKHLILVDPWGFPLRPTDPSQIRAPPTWVKAVASVLGRSNPLAVLRVAGPWGPGLVQRFRPDFKRKFADFFDDDTISEYIYHCNAQNPSGETAFKAMMESFGWARRPMLERIHLIRKDVPITMIYGANTWIDTSTGKKVKLQRPDSYVRDLEIEGASHHVYADQPHIFNAVVEEICDSVD
- the ABHD4 gene encoding (Lyso)-N-acylphosphatidylethanolamine lipase isoform X2, which translates into the protein MSQLKNVEARILQCLQNKFLARYVSLPNQNKIWTVTVSPELRDRTPLVMVHGFGGGVGLWILNMDSLSTRRTLHTFDLLGFGRSSRPTFPRDPEGAEDEFVTSIETWRESMGIPSMILLGHSLGGFLATSYSIKYPDRVKHLILVDPWGFPLRPTDPSQIRAPPTWVKAVASVLGRSNPLAVLRVAGPWGPGLVQRFRPDFKRKFADFFDDDTISEYIYHCNAQNPSGETAFKAMMESFGWARRPMLERIHLIRKDVPITMIYGANTWIDTSTGKKVKLQRPDSYVRDLEIEGASHHVYADQPHIFNAVVEEICDSVD